GAGTAATAATTCGCCCATCTACTTCTGGTAGCGCCACATTCATCGCAATATCCCGGGGAGATAGCCCTTGCATCTGCGACTCCCACTGTTCAACAAATCCGCCGCTGAGAATAACTTGTAACACTGGCACATCTAATTTTTCCCACAAGTCAATCTGGGGTGTTTCTGTTTCTAAACTCGCCAGTGAAAAACTTGTGGTATTAAGCAGCACCGCAATCGGCTCGGCGTCTTTGGGTTGAAAAAACTCGCTCAACTCTTCTTGAACACTAGGGTCACGCAATGAAGAAACAAACACTGGCACAGCTTGTAAATTTCTCTCGGCTAAAGCTGTACACAGAGCATCAATTACCTTAGTGTTTGCCGCAAGATAATGGGCGCGGTAGAAGAGGATGCCAACTTTGGGGATTGGGGAAGGTGGGGCCCCCTCTGGGGATAAGGGGTAATGGGGATTGGGGAAGATGAATTCACAATCACTCTTGTCTCCCTTGTCCCCCTTGTCCCCTATTCCCCACTCCCCACTCCCTATTCCCCACTCCCCTTTATACAATCCAACACGAGGAACCAATCGCGGTGGTAGAGGATTAAATGATGTCAATAAGCAAGTATCAGCAATAAATTTGAGTGCGTTAACAATATTTTCAACGCCACCTTCGCTAAAATATTCCCATACTTGATTAACAATATTTAATGGCACAGTAGACTGGGAAATTAAATCGGGATCAAGAGCATCGTCTCCTGGCATTACAATTAGGGTTGTACCATTACGTTCTACAATTTCCTGCAATACTTCTAAGCCGTAAGCCCAATAAGAACGTCCTCCTAAAAGGCGCAGTACAATTACTTGGGCAAGTTCTAAGACTTGTTCTGCGTAAGAATCTATACTTATTTGTTGCTGTAATTGCAACAAGTTAGCGACTCTTAATTCAGGAAATGTTGCGGGTAATTTTGGGAGTGTTGCTGCCAAGGTTTGAATGTCGGTATCAGCAGCCGTAATAAACACAAAAGGGGCTGGAGTTTGTTCCAGAAAAAATACACCTTCTGATTGATTCCATCCGCCTGATGTGGCACTTATACGATGCATAATCCTGTATTACCGCTTTAAACTGTTGTTTAGAACCTAATCACGAAATATTTCAACCTAGCAACTAATCCCTCTCACCTCATCATTGAAAATGCTTAGTTCTCCTGATTTGAGCTTTTCTCAAAACTTGCCTTTAGTTGTATTTAATCAGCTTGGGGAATTGTTACAGCAGATGGCTCAAGCAGTAGGAAATTCTGCTTTGCTACTTACAGAAGCTGTGCTGGCAAGGATTCGCATACCAGTAGAGTGGCAATGGCAAAGGTTTACACTGGTTGTCTCTGAGCAGTTTAGTGCGCTGTTGGTGGGAGAGGGGGAGCAGGGGGGCAGGGGAGCAGGGGAGCAAGAAATTTACTCAAGACTCAGTGCTAGGTTTACTTTTAATTCAGAAGCGATCGCTTTTTTTCTCTCCAAGTTGCGAGATTTGTTTGGGCATGATTCCTACACTCACCAAAATCTCCAACGCTATTGTCAAATTGTCGGTTCTAATGATGCCACTCTCCAAAGTAAATTTACACTGTTGTTATTAGAACATCTCCTGCCGCTACAAAACCAGGAACAAAGAGAACTTCCAAGCGTAACTCACCCTGAAGTTTATGTTTGCCAGCCAGTAGAAGACGCCCTGAAAAAACAGATTTCCCAAGAACGGCTGTTGAATCAGGTGACAACGCAAATCCGCAAAAGCCTAGACTTGCCAGTGATTATGGCAACGGCAATTACACAAGTGCGTGAGTTTTTGGAATTAGACAGATTAGTAATTTATAAATTTGAGGGTTCAAAAGTCAAGTCTCAACAATGTCAGTCTGATATCACTCTCCTGAATGGAATCGCAGGTTGCTTAACAGAACAGCAGTCTGCACCCTGCCCCTCTGCACCCTACCCCTATTGTGGAGGTTGTATTGTTTATGAAGCCCGTGCTACAGATGCTATTCCCTCAGTATTGAATTATCAGGAACAAAATTGCTTTACACAAAGCTCTCGATGTTGGGAAAAGTATCGCCAAGGCTTTACCTTAGCTGTGAATGATGTCGAAAAAACTTATGCCTTAGAAGAGTGTTTGTTGAATTTTTTAAGGGAAAGCCAAGTCAGGGCAAAGTTAGCAGCACCGATTATTTTTGAAGACAAACTCTGGGGACTGCTGATTGCTCATCAGTGCAGTGAGTCACGAGAGTGGACTGAGAGTGAGAAAAGCTTGCTAACTTCAATAGCCGAACAATTAGCAGTAGCCATTTACCAGTCTGAGTTAATGCGATCTCTGCGAGACGCTGCGCGAACGCTGACTCAAGAAAAACAAACTCTCGAACAAAGAGTGATTGAGCGGACAATGGCATTGCGTGATGCCTTACTCGCCGCTGAAGCTGCTAGTCGCTTGAGAAGTGAGTTCCTTGCTACTATTAGCCATGAATTACTCACGCCTTTAACTTACGTCATTGGGATGTCATCTACGTTGTTACGTTGGCCTTTGGGTGAGTTGAGCCAACGACAGAGAGATTATCTGCAAACAATCCACGACAGTGGAGAACATTTATTAGAAATGATTAATGACATCCTTGATTTGTCGCAAATCGAGGCTGGTAAGACAGTTTTAAATATTACAGAATTTTCTTTGATGAGTATTGCCGAAAAGACTTTGGCATCTCTGTTAGAGAAAGCCACAAGCGAACAAGTCAAGCTGAGACTTGATTTGCAAATCAATCCACAACGCGATCGCTTCACCGCTGATGCAGAGCGCGTAGAACAAATTATCTTGAATTTGTTAACTAATGCCGTTAAATTTACTCCTGAAGGTGGCAATGTGATTTTGCGTCTTTGGGTAGAAGATGATACTGCTGTTTTTCAAGTTGAAGACACTGGGATTGGCATTCCTGAAGAACAATTACCCCTACTGTTTGAAAAATTTCAGCAACTCGATACGCCCTATCGCCGCCGCTACGAAGGCACAGGGCTTGGTTTAGCTTTAACTAAACAACTTGTAGAACTGCATCGTGGACGAATTGAAGTAGAATCCACAGTCGGCATTGGCTCAATTTTTACTGTTTGGATACCGTCTCAGGCTGTGAAAGTCCTGAGTGCTGACTTTTGAGGGGCTACGGTGTACAGACAGTCATGGAATTACCCAAAAATCTTGAACAACCTACCTCACCCTGTCCAATCAGACATCACTCTCAATACGGTTCGGTTAAGGGAAGAGACGCGGTTTGGTTAAGAGAAGAGACGCGATAAATCGCCGTCTCTACAAAGGACTGATTATTGTAAAGACGGCGATTTATCGCGTCTTTGTGATCTATAACTTTCATTAAAAAACCTTATCCTAACCGTATTGGCATCACTCTCCTTTGCAAGGCTACGGTGTGATGGTCTCTACTACTTCTTCTTAGATACAAGGGTTAGGGTGTGTTACCGCGTTAGCGTAACGCATCGAAAACCGCGAATTGTGTGTTACGGCTTCCTAACACACCTTACAAAGTTCTTGTTATGCCAATGCATCGCTCGTTATGCCAATACATCAGCTTGTTATGCCAATGCATCACCTCGTTATGTCAATGCATCACCTCGTTATGTCAATGCATCGGCTCGTTATGCCAATGCATCGGCTCGTTATGCCAATACATCGCCTTGATTTGCATCCATGTTTTTAGACTTAAGGTTTTTACCAATTGATAATTGACAATTAATTAATTTAAGGTTTCAAGCCTCCCACATTTATCAATTGAAAGTTGGCAGTTGAGAGTTAACAGTTGAAAAATTCCAATTCTTGTCTACTATCAACTGTCAATTGTTGAACCTTTAACCAATCCTCTCACTGTAAGGGAAAGGTAATTGTCAACTGTTGAACTCTTGCTAATACTTCCTCTCCTGTGGCTCAAACATGGTAATTGCTACTGGGCGATACTGAATGTCAATTCCTGCTGGTGAATAATAAGCCATTGTGTGTTTGAGGAAATTAGTATCATCTCTTTGAGGATAATCTTCGCGGAAGTGTGCGCCGCGACTTTCCTGGCGATTTAGGGCTGATGCCAGAATGGTTTGCCCGACTACCATCAAACTCCGCAATTCTAAAGCTTCTACAATCTCTGTGTTCCAACAACTGCCTTTATCATCTAAATAAATTTGTGGATATTGCTGTTGCAGTTGTTCAAGTTTGTGCAACCCTTCACGCATTAATTCCTCGGTACGGAAAACGCCACAATAATCAGTCATACAATCTTGGAAGGCTTGACGGACTTGGTTAATACGATACTGTCCTGGCTGTTCTAGCAAAGCTTGGATTTGTTGCTGGGCTTCCCTTTGATAACGTTGCTCATCTACAGAAGGCAACTTACGTTTTTGTACATATTGAGCGATCGCTGCCCCAGTTCGCTTGCCATAAACAACACATTCGAGTAGGGAATTACTACCGAGGCGATTTGCCCCATGTACAGAAACGCAAGAAGTTTCCCCAGCGGCAAAAAAGCCATCAACTAAACCATCGCCACTACTGCGAACTCGACCATCAGTGTTAACTGGGATACCACCCATACAATAGTGAATTGTCGGGCGGACTGGCATCGGCTGAGTCACTGCATCAATACCTACCAACCGATGTGCCTCTTCCCAGCAGAAGGGAACGCGGCTCATAATTTTTTCTTTGCCCATGTGCCGCAAGTCAAGATAGACAAAAGACCCGCCTGCACTGCCATCTTGATGAATACCACGACCGCCGCGAATTTCGTAAGTGATCGCCCGTGAGGTAATATCACGAGGAGCTAGTTCCATGCGGCTGGGTGCGTAGTTTTTCATAAAGCGATCGCCTTCGCTATTAATTAGATATGCTCCTTCTCCGCGTACAGCTTCTGAAATCAGCACTCCTACTGGATATAAACCAGTGGGATGAAATTGGACAAATTCCATATCTTCGAGGGGCAAACCTGCGATCGCAGTCATTGCTAGACCATCACCAGTGGAAGCATAATCATTAGAGGTGGTATTATAAACACGACCATAGCCCCCAGTAGCAAACATAATTGCTTTAGCCCGCAATACCTCTATATGCCCATCCAAGAGGCTAAACATCACCAAACCTTTGGCTTGATCCTCTTCCAAAATCAAGCGCATTACGTACCACTCTTGATACACTTGCACACCATAACGTCGCAAGTTATTTACTAATTCGTGCAAAATTGCATGACCAGTCTTATCAGCGGCGTAACAAGTGCGATTATGAGAATGTCCACCAAAAGCTCTTTGAGCTATGCGACCATCCGGCAAGCGCGAGAATAAAACGCCCATGTGTTCCAAGTCAATCACCACATCCGGCGCTTCTTGGGCTAAAATTGCTACCGCATCTTGGTCTGCCAAATAATCAGAACCCTTGACAGTATCAAAAGCGTGTGCTTGCCAACTATCCTCAGTATCAACATTTTTCAGCGATGCCGCCATCCCACCTTGAGCAGCAACTGAGTGGGAACGAATGGGGTGAGTTTTGGCAACCACCGCAATATTTAAACTGGGGTCAGTTCGGGCAATTTCCACAGCAGCGCGGCATCCCGCCAATCCACCACCAACAATAATCACATCATGTTCCAGCATAATCAACCCCCGACTGCAAAAAGCTGCTTGCTGTTCTATTGTAGAGACGCAATTAATCAAGCAGTTGTGGTAACTGCCGTTGCATCTCTACAAAAAAAATTCCCTGCCTATAGACAGGGATGTTATTACAAATTTTGTAGTAATAAGGTATCTATCTTTAGATAGACACCTTCTAGAAATGAAAAGTTAAAAATCAAGAGTTAGGGGCAGATAGAGTAAATCATAACTCTTCACTCATAGCTCCTAACTTCTGTACAGACGCGTAGACGCTCGAAGAGCGGCTTCTCGTAAGAGTATAATCGCGTCTCTATTTTAACTAGTTGCTTGTACAGGTCTTTGCTCAGAAACATTGCCAGGTATAGGTTCAGTCTTGGTTTGTGCATCTACAGGAGTTACTTCAATATGATTTAATAACGTAGTGACAAATGCAAACAGCAAGAAAGGCAGTGATAGCAGAACGACGAGACCCACCGTTGCTAAAGCATACACTGGTTTTCTGGCACCCATCAGCGCTAAGGCTGATGCCAAACTAAGGGTTATCGTGATTAACCAAACAATTATTTGACCGTAAATATCACCAAAGGTCAGGGTACAGACAAACCGATAGTTTTGAATATTATTTCTGCTCATCACATTTGCCTCAAGTCTCTCCTTATAGGTTCTACCTTAGAACCATGTTTTACTTCTAGACAATTTCTAAATATTTTTGCAAGGTTTGTAATATTGCTTTACAATCAAGTTTTTTTTGTTAACAATAACAAGTGAATTCTAAGATTTAGTGTTTCCTAGAACTCTTAAATCCAGAATTTACAGATGCTCTCTAAAGTCAAAGTAACTTGAATTGTTAACTAGATGGCAAATACCCTAATTTGATTATCGAACTGCTATCGAACAGCACCGTCAATACAGACCGAAATCTGAAAAAAACCTGTATCAAGACGGTTTCCATACACCAGAGTATTTCTATTTCTCTCCAGACACTCTAGAATTTGCTGGTTTTCGCTTAGTAGGAAGTGAATATCAAGAGATTACATCTAATGTCAGCGGTTGGCGTTGGAGTCAGGAGTTAGATTTATATCTTGGTATCGATTCGGGAAAACTGCGCTACTTTACTGCTGAAGGTAGTTTAATACCAACACCAGAAGAAGCAGCATTACAGGCACAATTAGAGTTAGCACAGGAACGTCAACGTGCTGAACAATTGGCAAAAAGATTACGTTCTCTTGGTGTTGACTTAGACTAAATGAGCTATTATTTCAACTTAAATTCATCAAATTTCACAACTTTTGAATCTGGCTTGCGGGTATCAAAACGATAGCTGCTAACTGTACCGATTGCCGTATCGAAGATACTAAAAACTGTGATGTCATTACTAGCAATATATGGCAGCGGCTGACCATCTTCACCTAATAAAGGCGCAATTGATGGCATTACAGGTTCTAACCCGTTGGGGTCGCCTAATTTAACATAATCCTCTTGATATCCAATTGGTACTTCTCGCTTTCTATCACCCCAAGCAGCACCGTAAGAGTTACCAACGTTAGATGTTTCCAAAAAGTGCATTCCACTCGGACTAACAAAGCGGTTCCATAAATGCGAATGTCCATAGAATACGAATTGCACATCAGCCGCTTCTATTAACGGCACAACATCACGGATGATATAATCTACATTTTTATGATACTCATAACGCACTGCTTTAATGGTGGACTCAGTGCCATCTCGTTCAATTATCTGTATTGGATCTGTATAGGCAGGAACGATATTATCACCCAAAGTATGGGGTGGATGATGAAACATCACAACTTTGTATTTTGCTTGTTTAAACTCAGGGCTTTGGAGTTCTTCTTCTAGCCAATTGTACTGCTTGCTGCCTTTAGCTATTGGCTCAAAAATATGCTGTCCATAACCCCAATTTTCCGGGTTATCTAAGTTATTTTCTGCTTCTTGATATTTGCCCTTATGCTTGGCATCTAATTTGGGAGTGCGCCACATATTAGTAATGTACAGTACGACCAAACGCACATCACCAAAGCTAACTGCATAATACCTTTTTCCACCCTCTTTACTTGTTGGTAGGGTGAAAATTTCTTCGTAAGTATTGGTGTTAAAAGAATTATCTATTAAAGATTTTCCGCTATAAAATCTTTGGGCAACAGCACGGGGAATCGTATCATCGAATTCACCATTTAAACTTCTTGTTCTAGCAAACCGTCCCATGACCTCATGATTGCCAATACAAGTAAATATCGGCGCGTGTTGAATAATTTCTCCGCCGCTGTAGGTTGTTTTAACACCGTTGTGTTGCATCTCATATTTGGCACGACCTTGTAAACCGGGAAACAACGCGCCACCTTGATTATCATCAAACCACTCTGAAGCGCGATCGGGCGTATTGACTAAATCACCAGCAAACCATACGCCATCCACTTGTCCTACTGTCTCTACCACTTTTTGCAGATTTGCAGCTGTCATTGGTTTAAGCTGATGGTCGGAGGTAAGTAGAATTTTTAGTGATGTGTTTGCTTTTGGGGTGGGTGCGAGGGTAAAAATATTGCTGCTAACATTCTCACCATCTTCTCGCACACTTGTGACGCGATAGTTCACCCGCACATTAGGAGTTAATCCAGCTACCTCAGCTTCATGTCGCCAAATATTGCGGCCAACAGGTTGTTGATAAACTTGTCCGTTTTGAGTTTGATTTGCTACTCTTGATTGCTGGTCTTCGCGAGTGCGACTGAGTTTAGTAGTACTTGCCTTGGCAGCTTGCTTCAGATTTTCACCATAGGTAACTATATGTTTAGCACCAGCAAATTCGGTGAACCAAACTACTCTCACTGAGGTTTCAGTCGGCAGTTGCAAAAATGGATCGGTCAGCAACTGAGGTGCTGATGTCATAATTGTTTGCCCAAACGAATGCACGCTGACTAAGGTAAGGCCAATAATAAGCAGAACCACAGACTGTAGCAGTTGGGTTCTCACCATTTTAGCCCTGAGCATGACAAGACTTATACAAAACAATAACTAGGCTGAATAATTGTACAACAACTAAATTTAAGACAGGATGATATTGAGGTTAAGCGATCGCCTCAACCCCAATATCATCTCGTGCCATAGATTTGGTAGAGCTTCATCATAGAGTTACCTTTTTACAGCCTAACTTGCTGCAAGTGACTGCGGGGATTGTAAGTACGTATAGCCCTAATTTTTTCATAATACTCCCGCTCTTGTTGGCTGAGTTCTTTTGGTGGTGCGATCGCCACCTTCACCAACTGATCGCCACGTCCACCTTTGGCTAGAGGCCAGCCTTTGCCACGCAACCGCAGAGATTGCCCAGAACGCACTCCCGCAGGCAGTTTTACATTCACCAAACCATCTGGTGTAGGCACATCAATCGATGCACCGAGAGTAGCTTCATCTGGGGTGATTGCGACTTCGCACACCAAATTGTCGCCTTCAATTTGGAAAAATGAGTGCGGTTGAAGTTCGACTTTTAAATACAAATCTCCTCGTTGTTGAGTCATGGGATTGACTTGTCCTTTGCCTCGCACGCGCAGACGAGTACCGGGTTTTGCCCCAGCGGGAATCCGAACATCAAGGGTTTCATTACCTAAACTAAAGCGTTTTTGCACACCATGAAACGCTTCTGAAAAAGTTAAAGCGATCGCAGCTTCGCTATCCTGGATACTACCTGCACCTGGATCTTGATAACCGAAATCACTAAAGCCGCCAAAACCACTTGGTGCGCCTGTAGATGTGCGGTAAGAGTAGCTTTGTCTTCCACCACGAGGAGTAGCGCCACCAAAGCGTCCTAGCAACTCGTTAATGAATTCATCAAAATTGCCGTATTGACTGAAATCGAAGCCGCCCATATCGACGCCAGCACCGCCGGACGGGAAACCTTCACCAGCTTGTTTCCAATATTGACCAAATTGGTCGTATTTTTTGCGTTTGTCTGGGTCTGATAAAACTTCGTAGGCTTCGTTGACTTCTTTAAAGCGTGCCTCTGCT
This region of Nostoc sp. UHCC 0302 genomic DNA includes:
- a CDS encoding GAF domain-containing sensor histidine kinase, with protein sequence MLSSPDLSFSQNLPLVVFNQLGELLQQMAQAVGNSALLLTEAVLARIRIPVEWQWQRFTLVVSEQFSALLVGEGEQGGRGAGEQEIYSRLSARFTFNSEAIAFFLSKLRDLFGHDSYTHQNLQRYCQIVGSNDATLQSKFTLLLLEHLLPLQNQEQRELPSVTHPEVYVCQPVEDALKKQISQERLLNQVTTQIRKSLDLPVIMATAITQVREFLELDRLVIYKFEGSKVKSQQCQSDITLLNGIAGCLTEQQSAPCPSAPYPYCGGCIVYEARATDAIPSVLNYQEQNCFTQSSRCWEKYRQGFTLAVNDVEKTYALEECLLNFLRESQVRAKLAAPIIFEDKLWGLLIAHQCSESREWTESEKSLLTSIAEQLAVAIYQSELMRSLRDAARTLTQEKQTLEQRVIERTMALRDALLAAEAASRLRSEFLATISHELLTPLTYVIGMSSTLLRWPLGELSQRQRDYLQTIHDSGEHLLEMINDILDLSQIEAGKTVLNITEFSLMSIAEKTLASLLEKATSEQVKLRLDLQINPQRDRFTADAERVEQIILNLLTNAVKFTPEGGNVILRLWVEDDTAVFQVEDTGIGIPEEQLPLLFEKFQQLDTPYRRRYEGTGLGLALTKQLVELHRGRIEVESTVGIGSIFTVWIPSQAVKVLSADF
- a CDS encoding succinate dehydrogenase/fumarate reductase flavoprotein subunit — protein: MLEHDVIIVGGGLAGCRAAVEIARTDPSLNIAVVAKTHPIRSHSVAAQGGMAASLKNVDTEDSWQAHAFDTVKGSDYLADQDAVAILAQEAPDVVIDLEHMGVLFSRLPDGRIAQRAFGGHSHNRTCYAADKTGHAILHELVNNLRRYGVQVYQEWYVMRLILEEDQAKGLVMFSLLDGHIEVLRAKAIMFATGGYGRVYNTTSNDYASTGDGLAMTAIAGLPLEDMEFVQFHPTGLYPVGVLISEAVRGEGAYLINSEGDRFMKNYAPSRMELAPRDITSRAITYEIRGGRGIHQDGSAGGSFVYLDLRHMGKEKIMSRVPFCWEEAHRLVGIDAVTQPMPVRPTIHYCMGGIPVNTDGRVRSSGDGLVDGFFAAGETSCVSVHGANRLGSNSLLECVVYGKRTGAAIAQYVQKRKLPSVDEQRYQREAQQQIQALLEQPGQYRINQVRQAFQDCMTDYCGVFRTEELMREGLHKLEQLQQQYPQIYLDDKGSCWNTEIVEALELRSLMVVGQTILASALNRQESRGAHFREDYPQRDDTNFLKHTMAYYSPAGIDIQYRPVAITMFEPQERKY
- a CDS encoding metallophosphoesterase family protein, with amino-acid sequence MTSAPQLLTDPFLQLPTETSVRVVWFTEFAGAKHIVTYGENLKQAAKASTTKLSRTREDQQSRVANQTQNGQVYQQPVGRNIWRHEAEVAGLTPNVRVNYRVTSVREDGENVSSNIFTLAPTPKANTSLKILLTSDHQLKPMTAANLQKVVETVGQVDGVWFAGDLVNTPDRASEWFDDNQGGALFPGLQGRAKYEMQHNGVKTTYSGGEIIQHAPIFTCIGNHEVMGRFARTRSLNGEFDDTIPRAVAQRFYSGKSLIDNSFNTNTYEEIFTLPTSKEGGKRYYAVSFGDVRLVVLYITNMWRTPKLDAKHKGKYQEAENNLDNPENWGYGQHIFEPIAKGSKQYNWLEEELQSPEFKQAKYKVVMFHHPPHTLGDNIVPAYTDPIQIIERDGTESTIKAVRYEYHKNVDYIIRDVVPLIEAADVQFVFYGHSHLWNRFVSPSGMHFLETSNVGNSYGAAWGDRKREVPIGYQEDYVKLGDPNGLEPVMPSIAPLLGEDGQPLPYIASNDITVFSIFDTAIGTVSSYRFDTRKPDSKVVKFDEFKLK
- a CDS encoding DnaJ C-terminal domain-containing protein; the protein is MAATDFKDYYAILGVSKAASQEDIKQAFRKLARKFHPDVNPNNKQAEARFKEVNEAYEVLSDPDKRKKYDQFGQYWKQAGEGFPSGGAGVDMGGFDFSQYGNFDEFINELLGRFGGATPRGGRQSYSYRTSTGAPSGFGGFSDFGYQDPGAGSIQDSEAAIALTFSEAFHGVQKRFSLGNETLDVRIPAGAKPGTRLRVRGKGQVNPMTQQRGDLYLKVELQPHSFFQIEGDNLVCEVAITPDEATLGASIDVPTPDGLVNVKLPAGVRSGQSLRLRGKGWPLAKGGRGDQLVKVAIAPPKELSQQEREYYEKIRAIRTYNPRSHLQQVRL